GCGCGCAGGCGCGGATTCGTCCCCCCGGCCAAGCCAGGGAGACGTTCCGCCCGGTGCGGCGGAAGGCCTGGAAGCGCCTGCCCCTCCCCAGGCCGGGGAAGCCCCTGCGGCCGCATAGCCTCCGCCGGGCTCGGCCAGGGCCGCGGAACCGGCCACGGGCTCCAGCGCCCAGCGCACCAGGGAGAACACCGCGCTCTCGTCGCGGAAGCGCACCTCGGTCTTGGCCGGATGCACGTTCACGTCCACCTCTTCCGGCGGCAATTCCAGAAACAGCGCCAACTGCGGGTATTCGCCGGAGAGCAGGCGGCCTTTGTAGGCCTCGCGCGCGGCGCGCATGAGCAGCCGGTCCTGCACGGGCCGGGAGTTGACATAGAAGAACATGCGGTCGGCGCGGTTCTGGGCGTGGCAGGGACTGCCCGCAAGCCCGTGGGCGGTCATGCCGTCCTTTTCGCGGCGAAACTTCACCAGGCCTTCGGTCACCTGGGGCGGCCAGAAGCGGGCCAGGCGACCGGCAAGGTCCTGCCCGCCGGGCAGGCGGAACAGCTCGCGCCCGCCGCTGACCAGGGAGAAGGCCACGTCCGGACGGGCCAGGGCCATGCGCATGAGGGCTTCCTGGCAGCGCTTGGCCTCGGTGGCCTCGCTGCGCAAGAACTTCAGGCGCGCGGGCGTGCCCGAAAAAAGGCGGCGCATCTCCACGCGGGTGCCGCAGGCCAGGGCCGCAGGGCCTTCGGCCTTCAGCACGCCCTGGTCCACCTCAAGGCTCGCGGCCTCGGCCGCTTCCCGCGCGCGGGAGGTGAGCAGCAGGTGCGACACCGAGGCGATGCTCGGCAACGCCTCACCCCGGAAGCCGAAGCTGGTGACGGTGAAAAGGTCCGCTGCGGTCTTGAGCTTGCTGGTGGCGTGCCGGGTCACGGCAAGGGCCAGCTCCCCGGCCGGGATGCCCTGGCCGTCGTCGGTGACTTGCAGCACGCTCGCCCCGCCGCCCTCGATGACCACGTCGATGCGCGTGGCCCCGGCGTCGAGGCTGTTTTCCACGAGTTCCTTGAGCACGCTGGCCGGGCGCTCCACAACCTCGCCGGCGGCGATCTGGTTGCGCAGGGTATCGGGCAGCAGGGTGATGGGCTGGCGCGTCATGCGCGCAAGGATGCCCCTAGGGCTTGCCGAAATCAAGCAGGTTGAAGCGCAGTTCGATGCTCTGGTCGCTGGGCTTGCGGGAGTACTTGAGCTGGACCTCGTAGCACTGGTCGGTCCACACCAGCCCTGCGCTCTTCTCCAGGTCGGAGTGGGCGGCGATGTCCAGCCGGTAGTCGCTGGTGACCTTGAGCTTGTCGGTGATCTTGTAGTCCGCGCCGATGCGCAGCACCTGCACGTCGCTGGTGCGCGTCCTGGTGTACTCGCTGATGGGGTACAGGTAGTCGTGGCCGAAGCGCAGTTCGCCCAGGTCGTCCTTGTGGAGGGTGAGCAGGTGCTCGTGCTCGGTGGGGCGCTTGAGGTAGGGCGAATAATAAGTGCGCGAGGAGAGGGTCACGAACTTTTCCGGCCGCACGTCGGCTTGCAGCATGATGTCCGAGAAGGGGCGCTTGGGGTACCTGGCCAAATCCTCGGTGCGGGCGGCCTCGTCGCGGTCGAAGGACTGTTCCAGGCGCAGGCTGAGGAAGTCCAGATAATCGGTGCTGACCACGGGCACGGCGGTGTTGCTCCCGGCCGGGCCCGGGGCCGCCACCACGCTGGTGCGCTTGCGGTCCAGGACGTTGGTCACGGAGTAGGTGATCTTGTTCTGCCGGGTGATGCGGTCCAGGGAGTCGAAATACGGCAGGCGCTCCTGCGACTTGGGCGCGGGCACGTAGGCGAACTCCAGCCGGGGCATGACGCTGTGGCGCAGGGCGCCCCACTGGGTCTTGCCGATGTTCTCGGCCGAGGCGGAGAGGGGCGCGGCGTCGAGCTTGAACACGCGGGAGAATTCCGTAAACCCGGTGAAGCCCAGCTCGTACATGGTGCGGGCAGGGGTCTTGTTCGTGGTGGTGCTGCTGGGCTCGTTGGTGTAGCCGCCCACGGTGTAGGCGGTGTTGCGCAGGCCCGCGCTGGGCACCAGGGTCACCGGCCCCCAGTTGAGCGGCAGGCTCACCGTGGGGTGAATGTCCGTCCGTATGCCGCGGGTGCCGAATTCGCGCCAGAAGTAGTTGAAGCGGCCCGCGGCCTCGAAATCCAGGGGGGTGCCGGGGATGGCGTTCTTGAAGGCGAAGGCGTTGATCTCCGGCAAACTTTGGGTGGTTGGGTTCCTGGACGAGGAATTGTTGCCGTTCATGTAAGCCAGGTTCTGCACCCAGGCCACCTTGGCCGTAACGCCGAACGCGTCCCAGCTGCGGGAAAGAAAGGCCGTGCTGGTGCGGGTCAGGGAGTCCGACACCTCGATATCGCGGCCGAAGTCCTTGAGGAAATTCTTGCGGCTGCTCTCGTAGCCCGAAGCGCCGGGGTTGAACTCGCGCAGATAGTTCTGGTCGCTCACCATGTCCAGGTCGATTTTGAGGGCCCATTCGGGCTCGGCAACGAAGCCGTCGTACTTGCTGCGCAACCACCAGCGGTTGCGGTTGGGCCGCAGGAGCCCGTCGCTCTGCTGGTACAGTTCTTCCTGGTGCTGGTTCGCGGCCACCTTGCTGTCGTGCAGGTAGTCGATGCGCCAGTCGCCCTTGGTGCGGCTGTTCTCCGAGTGGCGGTACTCCAGCCCCTGCATGAGCCCGTGCTTGGTCATGTAGTATTCGTAGAAGGTGAGGTCGCGTTCCTCGTCGATGACGTGGTAGTAGGGCTGGTTGATGGTGTAGCCGCGCTGGCTGCTGCGCGAGATGTCCGGAATGAGCAGGCCGCTCTGCCGCTTGCCGCTGCCGGGCAGCAGCAGATAGGGCGAATACAGCACGGGCTGGTCCAACACGTTGAAACGCGTGCCCCACAGCCGGGTGCGGCCGGTAAGGTCCAGGTCGCCT
This genomic stretch from Humidesulfovibrio mexicanus harbors:
- the mutL gene encoding DNA mismatch repair endonuclease MutL is translated as MTRQPITLLPDTLRNQIAAGEVVERPASVLKELVENSLDAGATRIDVVIEGGGASVLQVTDDGQGIPAGELALAVTRHATSKLKTAADLFTVTSFGFRGEALPSIASVSHLLLTSRAREAAEAASLEVDQGVLKAEGPAALACGTRVEMRRLFSGTPARLKFLRSEATEAKRCQEALMRMALARPDVAFSLVSGGRELFRLPGGQDLAGRLARFWPPQVTEGLVKFRREKDGMTAHGLAGSPCHAQNRADRMFFYVNSRPVQDRLLMRAAREAYKGRLLSGEYPQLALFLELPPEEVDVNVHPAKTEVRFRDESAVFSLVRWALEPVAGSAALAEPGGGYAAAGASPAWGGAGASRPSAAPGGTSPWLGRGDESAPARLRAYASFLSPEAEREVPLPLTPPAPSVERFPSDRSGAAADQAAASLGAAAPRALQRENLEYLGQVADTYLVLRQGGAHGRLVIVDQHAAHERVILEGMRRARAAGHTQPLAVPLPLSLHPSEALRLEELAGELREVGYLLERDGDVLLLSGVPPTLATGRAVQHLREILAEQSDGLTSLWTLLSCKSAIKAGQPLATDEALALLEAWLDAPEREHCPHGRPVVASFGESELERLFKRT
- a CDS encoding LPS-assembly protein LptD codes for the protein MKRKRLVTFLALGLFFCPLAGLAQTPSEDSASGGNEVRLPVTAPPPPKASGTTRQVRLELPVTASPAAPAPLKAVEIPTANQPALPVFDEKQLLQQIAAPPQPPSFPGVNSNGPELRLGVTPPQAAGAGGAAPARGAAAVGGEQPWSLAADRIIGQHGSEYLEALGSATLVRGFNSLRADSIRYYNASRWVVLRGNVRVLWEGDVLEAQEAEFDLSNMQGWLKHGKIFVAKSNVHVETAYAKKYATSSYRFQNAKFTACDGEKPAWSFTAEEGDLDLTGRTRLWGTRFNVLDQPVLYSPYLLLPGSGKRQSGLLIPDISRSSQRGYTINQPYYHVIDEERDLTFYEYYMTKHGLMQGLEYRHSENSRTKGDWRIDYLHDSKVAANQHQEELYQQSDGLLRPNRNRWWLRSKYDGFVAEPEWALKIDLDMVSDQNYLREFNPGASGYESSRKNFLKDFGRDIEVSDSLTRTSTAFLSRSWDAFGVTAKVAWVQNLAYMNGNNSSSRNPTTQSLPEINAFAFKNAIPGTPLDFEAAGRFNYFWREFGTRGIRTDIHPTVSLPLNWGPVTLVPSAGLRNTAYTVGGYTNEPSSTTTNKTPARTMYELGFTGFTEFSRVFKLDAAPLSASAENIGKTQWGALRHSVMPRLEFAYVPAPKSQERLPYFDSLDRITRQNKITYSVTNVLDRKRTSVVAAPGPAGSNTAVPVVSTDYLDFLSLRLEQSFDRDEAARTEDLARYPKRPFSDIMLQADVRPEKFVTLSSRTYYSPYLKRPTEHEHLLTLHKDDLGELRFGHDYLYPISEYTRTRTSDVQVLRIGADYKITDKLKVTSDYRLDIAAHSDLEKSAGLVWTDQCYEVQLKYSRKPSDQSIELRFNLLDFGKP